In Chloroflexota bacterium, a genomic segment contains:
- a CDS encoding rubrerythrin family protein, with product MGNTQENLQAAFAGESQANRRYLFFAEKAEKDGHPQVARLFRAIAEAETVHARNHLSTMGNIKSTEENLGEAIGGEHYEFTKMYPEFIEQAKSEGVKRAEVTFDFANKVEKIHHALYEKALQAVKGGQQLEGRPFFVCQVCGYTVEGAAPDKCPICGAPQSRFKQVD from the coding sequence ATGGGCAATACTCAGGAAAACTTGCAGGCCGCTTTTGCCGGTGAAAGCCAGGCCAACCGACGTTATCTGTTCTTTGCCGAGAAGGCGGAGAAGGACGGGCATCCGCAGGTCGCGCGGTTATTCCGGGCCATCGCCGAAGCGGAGACGGTACACGCCCGCAACCACCTGAGCACCATGGGCAACATTAAATCCACCGAGGAAAATCTAGGGGAAGCCATCGGCGGCGAGCACTATGAATTCACCAAGATGTACCCGGAATTCATCGAGCAGGCCAAATCCGAAGGTGTGAAAAGGGCAGAAGTAACCTTCGACTTTGCCAACAAGGTGGAGAAAATCCACCACGCGTTGTACGAAAAGGCATTGCAGGCGGTCAAAGGCGGCCAGCAACTGGAAGGCAGGCCCTTTTTCGTCTGCCAGGTCTGCGGCTACACAGTTGAAGGCGCGGCCCCGGACAAGTGCCCGATATGCGGGGCACCACAGAGCCGGTTCAAACAGGTGGATTGA
- a CDS encoding DsrE family protein: MASKVFALVSSADREVALEVGLVYPLNVAKKGWMDEVKVIFFGPSEKVAANDVEVQGRIKELMEAGVEVLACKWCADRMGITEKLEAVGIKVVYVGSVISDLLKEGWASLTF; the protein is encoded by the coding sequence ATGGCATCCAAAGTCTTCGCACTGGTGAGCAGCGCGGATAGGGAGGTGGCGCTGGAGGTGGGGCTGGTCTACCCGTTGAATGTGGCCAAAAAGGGCTGGATGGACGAGGTGAAGGTCATCTTCTTCGGCCCTTCGGAGAAGGTGGCGGCCAATGACGTGGAGGTGCAGGGAAGGATAAAGGAGCTGATGGAGGCCGGCGTAGAAGTGCTGGCATGCAAGTGGTGTGCCGACCGCATGGGCATTACCGAGAAACTGGAAGCCGTTGGCATCAAGGTGGTCTATGTTGGGTCGGTAATTTCGGACCTTCTGAAAGAAGGCTGGGCATCATTGACCTTTTAA
- a CDS encoding nitroreductase, with protein MELLEGIKTRQSTRGFKPTPVPKDVINKILEAVSNTPSYTNTQPWEVVVVSGKKKDELSKIIFELAKAKAPTNPDLPMPKSWLPEYEARSGEHGARRLATLGIERGDEEGREKLRLMNFEFYGAPCAAFLFIDGSLGEWSIFDMGLFAQNLILAAHSLGVESVLQASVTNYAPEIKKFLGIPDSKKLIICIPLGYLDEEAKLNAYRSLKQKPEEFTKWCE; from the coding sequence ATGGAACTCTTGGAAGGAATAAAAACAAGGCAGAGCACCCGCGGTTTCAAGCCCACCCCCGTCCCTAAGGACGTGATAAACAAGATTCTGGAGGCGGTGAGCAACACCCCCTCCTACACCAATACCCAGCCCTGGGAGGTGGTTGTGGTGAGCGGGAAAAAGAAGGATGAACTGAGCAAAATTATCTTTGAGCTGGCGAAGGCAAAGGCGCCGACCAATCCCGACCTGCCCATGCCCAAGAGCTGGCTGCCAGAATACGAAGCACGCTCCGGTGAGCACGGTGCACGACGGCTGGCCACGCTGGGCATCGAAAGAGGGGATGAGGAGGGGAGAGAGAAGTTGCGCCTGATGAACTTCGAGTTCTACGGCGCGCCCTGTGCCGCCTTTCTCTTTATAGATGGGTCGCTGGGAGAATGGTCCATCTTTGATATGGGGCTGTTCGCCCAGAACCTGATACTGGCGGCGCACTCGCTGGGCGTGGAGAGCGTCCTGCAGGCCTCGGTGACCAACTACGCGCCGGAGATTAAAAAATTCCTGGGCATACCGGATAGTAAAAAGCTGATAATATGCATCCCGCTGGGCTACCTGGACGAGGAGGCCAAACTGAACGCCTACCGCAGCCTAAAACAGAAACCGGAAGAATTTACCAAGTGGTGTGAATAG
- a CDS encoding (2Fe-2S)-binding protein, whose protein sequence is MGNNINLTINGKAVSGRPGMTILEAARENDIDIPTLCYIPDLQPIGACRLCVVEVEGSRTLVGSCHTPIVEGMAIQTHSPKVIATRKVLVELMLASHPDACLICDKANICELRRIAADLEVGLPRFRARKHYYPVEDEHPRMVRDMSKCVQCWRCVIACKSKGGEPLFSTAYRGFESKVIYGCDQPLGGETCGDCDACIELCPSGALRKVRQPGEERANKALIIKG, encoded by the coding sequence GTGGGTAACAATATAAACCTGACTATAAATGGCAAAGCGGTAAGTGGCCGTCCCGGTATGACCATCCTGGAGGCGGCCAGGGAAAACGACATCGATATTCCGACCCTCTGTTACATCCCGGACCTGCAGCCCATCGGTGCCTGCCGGCTTTGCGTCGTTGAGGTGGAAGGCTCCCGGACGCTGGTCGGTTCCTGCCATACTCCGATTGTGGAGGGTATGGCGATACAGACCCACTCGCCAAAAGTAATCGCCACGCGAAAAGTCTTGGTCGAACTGATGCTGGCCAGCCACCCTGATGCCTGCCTCATCTGTGACAAGGCCAATATCTGCGAGCTGCGACGCATTGCCGCCGACCTGGAAGTTGGCCTTCCCCGCTTCAGGGCCCGGAAGCACTATTATCCGGTTGAGGATGAGCACCCCAGGATGGTCCGTGATATGTCCAAGTGCGTGCAGTGCTGGCGGTGCGTTATCGCCTGCAAAAGCAAAGGTGGCGAGCCGCTTTTCAGCACGGCATACCGTGGTTTCGAAAGCAAGGTAATTTACGGCTGCGACCAGCCGCTGGGCGGAGAAACCTGCGGGGACTGCGATGCCTGTATTGAGCTGTGCCCATCGGGGGCGCTGAGAAAAGTAAGGCAGCCTGGAGAAGAGAGGGCGAATAAGGCGCTTATTATCAAAGGCTGA
- a CDS encoding DUF1648 domain-containing protein codes for MMPFRWRYIALPVFFLLLAIGLTIYFYPKLPGEVAYHFRDSLPDRWTGRGAATAWLLVPQFLLTGLGVAIVMGVIRLGSRFQSTAGKRSEALLLLMGNMVALPQIVLVFAMLAIFSYNSYGLYLMPLWLFAIIAMGLGGIVLGALFFLAIQQALARKL; via the coding sequence ATGATGCCCTTTCGCTGGAGATATATCGCCCTTCCTGTATTCTTCCTGCTCCTTGCTATCGGCCTTACCATTTATTTTTACCCCAAGCTTCCCGGGGAGGTTGCTTACCATTTCAGGGACAGCCTGCCCGACCGATGGACAGGCCGCGGCGCTGCTACTGCCTGGCTTCTGGTGCCACAGTTCCTGCTGACCGGACTCGGTGTTGCCATCGTTATGGGCGTAATCCGGCTTGGCAGTCGCTTCCAGTCGACCGCCGGTAAACGTTCCGAAGCATTGCTATTGCTCATGGGCAATATGGTCGCCCTGCCGCAGATCGTCCTCGTTTTTGCAATGCTGGCCATTTTCAGCTACAATTCGTACGGGCTATACCTCATGCCTTTATGGTTATTCGCTATAATTGCCATGGGCCTTGGAGGCATCGTTCTGGGTGCACTTTTCTTCCTCGCCATACAGCAGGCCCTGGCAAGGAAGTTATAA
- a CDS encoding winged helix-turn-helix domain-containing protein — MSKWTFLTNHAVILSYLSLHPRITALELSRAVGITERATRKIIADLSQDGYISKEREGRRNRYHINPDLSLRHPGLEETAVGYLLEILGWRKRGRPRKDK; from the coding sequence ATGTCTAAGTGGACTTTCTTAACCAACCACGCCGTCATCCTCAGCTACCTTTCGCTCCACCCCCGGATTACCGCCCTGGAACTTTCCCGAGCTGTTGGCATTACGGAAAGAGCCACCCGCAAAATAATCGCCGATTTGTCACAGGATGGCTACATCAGCAAGGAGCGGGAGGGGAGACGTAATCGCTATCATATCAACCCTGACCTGTCGCTGCGTCACCCTGGACTGGAGGAGACGGCAGTTGGTTATCTCCTCGAGATACTGGGGTGGAGAAAGCGGGGACGCCCACGTAAAGATAAATGA
- a CDS encoding cupin domain-containing protein produces MFYHFGHESFKVIEPAPGFLVRAISGKNVMLCDVTLQPHSESPLHSHPSEEMAIIIEGEFDMKMGNESQLLKQGDVFLAPPGVIHGGVTHEHRTVMISVFSPPRKDYA; encoded by the coding sequence ATGTTCTATCATTTTGGTCATGAGAGCTTTAAGGTAATTGAGCCAGCACCGGGGTTCCTGGTTCGTGCTATTTCGGGAAAGAACGTCATGCTCTGTGACGTTACCTTACAGCCTCACTCAGAATCACCGTTACATAGCCATCCATCTGAGGAAATGGCCATAATAATCGAAGGCGAGTTTGATATGAAAATGGGTAATGAAAGCCAGTTATTGAAGCAGGGTGATGTATTTCTTGCCCCTCCTGGCGTTATTCACGGAGGTGTAACTCACGAACACCGGACGGTGATGATTAGCGTATTCAGCCCACCGAGAAAAGACTATGCGTGA
- the acpS gene encoding holo-ACP synthase: MSHYIGVDIIEIGRIKEAVNHWGEKFLRRVYTESELSAYRNKPSSLAARFAGKEAVMKLLGTGRNGVGWREIETLSHPGGKPLVNLYGRALTRASEMGIKEIAVSLSHSKEYAVAYVSAISETNQSTKSDNQPGKTGS, translated from the coding sequence ATGTCGCATTACATTGGCGTCGATATTATTGAAATAGGTCGCATTAAAGAGGCAGTGAATCACTGGGGAGAAAAGTTCCTCAGGCGCGTCTACACCGAGTCAGAACTGTCTGCTTACCGCAATAAACCATCGTCGCTGGCGGCGCGCTTTGCCGGCAAAGAAGCGGTCATGAAGCTTCTGGGCACGGGCAGAAACGGCGTTGGCTGGCGCGAGATTGAGACGTTATCACATCCCGGTGGTAAGCCGCTGGTAAATCTGTACGGAAGAGCACTGACCAGGGCCAGTGAGATGGGCATTAAAGAGATTGCCGTCAGCCTTTCCCACTCCAAGGAATATGCCGTCGCCTACGTAAGTGCCATCTCGGAAACAAATCAATCTACAAAGTCGGACAATCAGCCGGGGAAAACGGGTTCGTGA
- a CDS encoding MFS transporter, which yields MSDTEGTPVVKKSRIFYGYWIIAVSVLCLGTFSGSGVGSFSLFVNSLQSEFGWGRGEIMLAFTIFFLLTGVAAPLVGSIVDRYGVRGVISAGALVTGLGFVSLYMLQSLWHLYVAYFFIGAGMSAFGHVPSSAMVTNWFVKKRGRAIGIMSTGIGMGIFVVAPLVGSFLIPFFGWRVAYLALGIMAWGLIPLAIFVIRTKPAEMGLYPDGVTSPEEVAKTGTSNQTTKGLDLRAALGTMAFWLVSVTFFISAFSSLGFNQSLVPYLQDAGFSVALAASALTIMGLGSAIGKFFFGWLCDKIKAKQACALSIVLLSAAAIILMFIRSTSPLAIIWLDALIFGLGAGGWLPTMSMLVSRNFGLASYGTIIGMVSLLQAIGGAAGPLFSGYMFDTTNTYYWTFIVFLCLYAVAIPAVLAVRRPKSFV from the coding sequence GTGAGCGATACAGAGGGAACGCCGGTCGTTAAAAAATCCAGAATTTTTTATGGCTACTGGATAATTGCGGTCTCGGTACTGTGTCTGGGCACCTTTTCCGGAAGCGGTGTTGGTTCTTTCAGTCTCTTTGTCAATTCCCTGCAGTCCGAGTTCGGCTGGGGTAGAGGCGAGATTATGCTCGCCTTCACCATTTTTTTCCTGCTCACGGGTGTGGCGGCGCCACTGGTCGGCAGCATCGTTGACCGCTATGGAGTCAGGGGAGTAATATCCGCTGGAGCGCTGGTCACCGGTCTTGGCTTCGTTTCTCTTTACATGCTGCAGAGCCTCTGGCACCTCTATGTAGCTTACTTCTTCATCGGCGCCGGCATGTCAGCATTCGGCCACGTGCCGTCGAGCGCCATGGTTACCAACTGGTTTGTCAAGAAGCGCGGCAGGGCTATCGGTATCATGTCTACCGGCATTGGCATGGGCATTTTCGTGGTGGCACCGCTGGTCGGCAGCTTCCTCATCCCGTTCTTTGGCTGGCGGGTGGCCTACCTTGCACTGGGGATAATGGCCTGGGGTCTAATCCCGCTGGCCATCTTCGTTATCAGAACCAAGCCCGCCGAAATGGGCCTTTATCCAGACGGCGTCACCAGCCCTGAAGAAGTAGCCAAAACAGGAACATCCAACCAGACCACAAAAGGGTTGGACCTCAGAGCAGCACTGGGCACCATGGCATTCTGGCTGGTGTCAGTCACCTTTTTCATCAGCGCGTTCAGCTCGCTGGGGTTTAACCAGAGCCTGGTACCATACTTACAGGATGCCGGCTTCTCGGTGGCACTGGCAGCCAGCGCCCTGACCATTATGGGCCTGGGCAGCGCCATCGGTAAATTTTTCTTCGGCTGGCTCTGCGATAAGATTAAAGCGAAACAGGCATGTGCCCTCAGCATTGTCCTGCTGTCGGCTGCCGCCATTATACTGATGTTTATCCGCTCCACATCCCCTCTGGCCATTATCTGGCTTGACGCCCTCATTTTTGGGTTGGGGGCGGGAGGCTGGCTGCCCACCATGTCCATGCTGGTCAGCCGTAATTTTGGCCTTGCTTCCTATGGAACCATCATCGGCATGGTATCACTGTTACAGGCTATCGGCGGCGCCGCAGGCCCTCTATTCAGCGGATATATGTTCGACACCACGAATACGTATTACTGGACATTTATCGTATTCTTATGTCTGTATGCCGTAGCCATCCCCGCCGTTCTGGCGGTGCGCCGGCCCAAATCATTCGTTTGA
- a CDS encoding glycine--tRNA ligase, which produces MEKIVSLSQRRGFIFPSSEIYGGLSSCWDYGPLGVELKQNVKQAWWRAVVQGRDDMVGLDASILMHPQTWAASGHLEQFTDPLVECKQCHLRWRSDEVTDNTCPSCGGELTEPRLFNLMFKTFMGPVEEDANVVYLRPETAQGIFVNFENVLNTTRKRLPFGIAQLGKAFRNEITTGNFIFRSREFEQMEIEFFIKPETADEWFDYWLEERRKWYLNLGVREENLRLRPHGDEELAHYARKCYDIDYNFPMGWAELEGIANRGDYDLVQHAKHSGKEMTYFDEESNEHIVPYIIEPSAGVDRSVLAFLCDAYDEEIAQGELRVVLHLNPSLAPYKVAVLPLSKKENLAKAAREVYDSLRPCWMVHYDDTQSIGRRYRRQDEVGTPYCVTIDFQSLEDNQVTIRERDSMNQIRVPIATLKDTLAAKLAGEDLFVLPPGGQIWKEETKGG; this is translated from the coding sequence ATGGAGAAGATTGTCTCGCTCAGCCAGCGGCGAGGCTTCATTTTTCCGAGCAGTGAGATATATGGCGGACTATCAAGCTGCTGGGATTACGGGCCGCTGGGTGTGGAGTTGAAACAGAACGTAAAGCAGGCCTGGTGGCGTGCCGTCGTCCAGGGGCGCGATGACATGGTGGGACTGGACGCCAGCATCCTGATGCACCCTCAGACGTGGGCGGCCAGTGGACACCTCGAGCAGTTCACCGACCCGCTGGTGGAGTGCAAGCAGTGTCATCTGAGATGGCGCAGCGATGAGGTGACCGACAACACCTGCCCCTCCTGCGGTGGTGAGCTTACCGAACCCCGCCTGTTCAACCTGATGTTCAAGACCTTTATGGGACCGGTGGAGGAGGACGCCAACGTGGTCTACCTGCGACCTGAGACCGCGCAGGGAATCTTTGTCAATTTCGAGAACGTGCTCAACACGACACGGAAACGGCTGCCTTTCGGCATCGCCCAGCTCGGGAAAGCCTTCCGCAACGAGATAACCACCGGCAACTTCATCTTCCGCAGCCGCGAGTTCGAGCAGATGGAAATCGAATTTTTTATAAAGCCGGAGACGGCGGATGAATGGTTCGATTACTGGCTTGAGGAGAGACGCAAGTGGTATCTGAACCTCGGCGTCAGGGAAGAAAACCTTCGCCTGCGTCCCCATGGCGATGAAGAACTGGCGCACTACGCACGGAAGTGCTATGACATCGACTACAATTTCCCCATGGGCTGGGCGGAACTTGAAGGCATTGCCAATCGCGGCGATTACGACCTGGTGCAGCATGCCAAACACAGCGGCAAAGAAATGACCTACTTTGACGAGGAATCCAACGAGCACATCGTTCCCTATATCATTGAACCGTCGGCGGGGGTTGACCGTTCCGTGCTGGCCTTCCTCTGCGATGCCTATGATGAAGAAATCGCTCAGGGCGAGCTCCGGGTGGTACTACACCTTAACCCCTCCCTGGCGCCTTACAAAGTAGCTGTGCTGCCGTTGAGCAAGAAAGAAAACCTGGCGAAGGCCGCCAGAGAGGTATATGATAGCCTGCGGCCATGCTGGATGGTCCATTACGATGATACCCAGAGCATCGGTCGAAGGTATCGCCGCCAAGACGAGGTTGGTACCCCGTACTGCGTCACCATCGATTTTCAGTCGCTGGAGGACAACCAGGTTACCATCCGTGAGCGCGATAGTATGAACCAGATAAGGGTCCCCATCGCCACCCTCAAAGATACGCTCGCCGCCAAGCTGGCCGGCGAAGACCTCTTTGTGCTTCCTCCCGGCGGCCAGATATGGAAAGAAGAAACTAAAGGAGGATAA
- the nuoE gene encoding NADH-quinone oxidoreductase subunit NuoE, giving the protein MADKGVITLPKDRADLVVCLQEAQRRYGHVPEEVIAALAESLAIPVHEVYGVASFYSFLSTRPLGRNVIRVCKSLPCYLKSAEVIMEAVEKELGIGLGETTTDGRFTFELTNCIGLCDRAPAMLINQDPHLDLTPEKIKQILKSYR; this is encoded by the coding sequence ATGGCTGATAAAGGAGTTATAACACTGCCAAAGGACCGGGCTGATCTTGTAGTATGTCTGCAAGAGGCGCAGCGCCGGTACGGCCATGTGCCGGAAGAGGTTATCGCCGCGCTGGCCGAATCGCTGGCCATACCAGTCCATGAAGTCTATGGGGTTGCCAGCTTCTATTCGTTTCTTTCCACAAGGCCGCTGGGCAGGAACGTTATCCGTGTTTGCAAGAGCCTGCCCTGCTACCTGAAAAGTGCGGAAGTGATAATGGAGGCAGTGGAAAAAGAACTGGGCATTGGCCTTGGTGAGACGACAACCGACGGCAGGTTCACGTTCGAGTTGACCAACTGCATCGGCCTCTGCGACCGTGCCCCGGCCATGCTGATAAATCAAGACCCTCACCTTGACCTGACCCCGGAGAAGATAAAGCAAATTTTAAAATCGTACCGGTAA
- the surE gene encoding 5'/3'-nucleotidase SurE, protein MKILVTNDDGITADGLWILVRELTSIAKVVVVAPDREQSATGTAVTLWEPLRIKEVHPVVTGVETYAVEGTPSDSVLLALGSLVKGKIDLVVSGINGGMNLGDDIYISGTVSAALQGYLHGYPALAVSAERDSESGFQTAANLATIVAGRLNASPLPANLFLNINVPNVPLSKIGRIQVTTLANKSHINTVTEGNDGKRNYYWLVRQRHDSSQNRKTDVWAVDHGNISITPLFFSLPTRKLSALMNDLCSGLLEELTGSAV, encoded by the coding sequence ATGAAGATTCTGGTAACCAATGACGACGGTATAACGGCTGACGGCCTGTGGATACTGGTACGGGAACTGACCAGCATCGCCAAGGTCGTGGTCGTTGCTCCGGATAGAGAACAGAGTGCCACCGGTACCGCGGTAACGCTCTGGGAGCCGCTGCGGATAAAAGAGGTACATCCGGTGGTCACGGGCGTGGAAACGTATGCTGTGGAAGGTACGCCATCAGACAGCGTCCTGCTGGCGCTGGGCAGCCTGGTGAAAGGCAAGATCGACCTCGTCGTTTCCGGCATAAACGGGGGGATGAATCTGGGGGATGACATTTATATTTCGGGAACGGTAAGCGCCGCCCTGCAGGGTTATCTGCATGGCTATCCCGCCCTGGCTGTTTCCGCCGAACGAGATAGTGAATCCGGTTTCCAGACCGCAGCCAACCTAGCCACTATAGTTGCGGGACGGCTCAATGCCAGCCCACTACCAGCTAACCTGTTTCTCAACATCAATGTGCCCAACGTGCCGCTGTCCAAAATCGGACGCATTCAGGTCACCACGCTGGCCAACAAGAGCCATATCAACACCGTCACCGAGGGAAATGACGGCAAGCGGAATTACTACTGGCTGGTGCGGCAGAGACATGACAGCAGCCAGAACCGGAAAACGGACGTCTGGGCCGTTGACCACGGCAATATATCAATAACCCCCCTCTTTTTCAGTTTGCCCACAAGGAAGCTGTCTGCGCTTATGAATGATCTCTGCTCCGGTCTGCTTGAGGAATTAACCGGGTCTGCCGTGTGA
- a CDS encoding SLBB domain-containing protein, translated as MPQQRVVLKNCDVIDPERIDSYLESGGFKALAKARDEMTPEQITGELKASGLRGRGGAGFPCGIKWEGARTAPGDIKYVICNADEGEVGTFKDRYILEKDPFTLIEGILIAGHAIGAKQGYIYLRAEYHYLLDHLQNAIEQVRQKGLIDGFSLEIREGAGAYICGEESALMDSIEGKRGEARYRPPFPTTSGLWGKPTIINNVETLMNIPQIIMNGADWFSQMGTERSKGTKVFSVSGDVAKPGVYEMVLGSPLRELVEELAGAKDVKMVQIGGATGRILPGGEMDTPLAFEAVLGAGAVTVYNQSRDVIDIVYRTMEFLTEESCGKCTPCRQGTEVMAEVLDKFHKNEGSLKELRNLEALSSAMMLSSLCGLGQAAPNAVMDSLQYFRSEYESRVAK; from the coding sequence GTGCCGCAGCAGCGAGTGGTGCTTAAAAACTGCGATGTAATCGACCCGGAGCGAATTGACAGCTATCTGGAAAGCGGTGGTTTCAAGGCGCTGGCTAAAGCGCGCGATGAAATGACTCCGGAGCAGATAACCGGTGAGCTTAAGGCTTCCGGGCTGAGGGGTCGGGGAGGGGCCGGCTTTCCCTGCGGAATCAAGTGGGAAGGCGCCCGCACCGCGCCAGGCGATATTAAATACGTTATCTGCAACGCCGATGAAGGCGAGGTGGGCACGTTCAAGGACCGTTACATCCTGGAGAAGGACCCCTTCACGCTCATTGAAGGGATTCTTATTGCCGGTCACGCCATCGGAGCGAAGCAGGGCTATATCTACCTTCGCGCCGAATATCACTATCTCCTCGACCATTTACAGAATGCCATCGAACAGGTAAGGCAAAAAGGACTTATAGATGGCTTCAGTCTGGAAATCCGTGAGGGCGCAGGCGCCTACATCTGTGGCGAGGAGTCGGCGCTGATGGACTCCATCGAGGGGAAAAGGGGCGAGGCGCGCTACCGGCCTCCTTTTCCCACCACCTCCGGCCTCTGGGGAAAGCCGACCATCATCAACAATGTAGAAACGCTGATGAATATCCCGCAGATTATCATGAACGGTGCCGACTGGTTCAGCCAGATGGGCACGGAGCGGAGTAAAGGAACAAAAGTCTTTTCCGTCAGCGGCGACGTGGCGAAACCAGGCGTGTATGAAATGGTGCTGGGCAGCCCGCTGCGTGAGCTGGTCGAGGAGCTGGCCGGGGCGAAGGATGTCAAGATGGTCCAGATTGGCGGTGCCACGGGCAGGATTTTACCCGGCGGGGAAATGGATACGCCCCTGGCCTTTGAAGCTGTGCTCGGCGCGGGCGCCGTCACCGTCTATAACCAGAGCCGCGATGTGATTGACATTGTCTATCGGACCATGGAGTTTTTAACCGAGGAGTCCTGTGGTAAGTGCACTCCCTGCCGCCAGGGAACCGAGGTTATGGCCGAGGTGCTGGATAAGTTTCACAAGAATGAAGGCTCGCTGAAAGAGCTGCGGAATCTGGAGGCCCTGTCCAGTGCCATGATGCTCTCTTCGCTGTGCGGTCTCGGGCAGGCGGCGCCCAATGCGGTGATGGACAGCCTGCAGTACTTTCGCAGTGAGTACGAGAGCCGGGTCGCCAAGTAA
- a CDS encoding exonuclease SbcCD subunit D, whose translation MKILHFADLHLGVETYGHTDPTTGLSTRLLDFLASLDKVVDFAIENEVDLVIFCGDAYKTREPTQTQQREFARRINRLSSNDIPIFLLVGNHDLPNAIGRATSTEIFDTLSVKNVYVSNRPEIFKIPTRSGTVQVASLPWLRRSVLLSREETKNLDFEQMRERLQQALTGAIELHVSRLDPSLPAVLAAHVWVAGAQPGTEKQMTIGQEHVLLLSNVANPAFDYIALGHIHKHQVLSENPPVAYAGSLSRLDFTDEADEKGFYLVEIEPEKSGGQRQASFNFHPLEGRRFLTIEVALEEQDVDPTTTVLQAIAKQGKKIKEAIVRLDITVPAQLEGQLRDADIREALEEAHFSTVAREIQREARHRLGQFTAEEITPLEALKKYLETKKTPPERAKVLLEYGERLIRGE comes from the coding sequence TTGAAAATCCTCCACTTCGCCGATTTACACCTCGGCGTTGAGACCTACGGACACACCGACCCGACCACGGGACTTTCAACGCGTCTCCTTGATTTCCTCGCTTCCCTTGACAAAGTAGTCGATTTCGCCATAGAGAACGAAGTGGACCTGGTCATCTTCTGCGGGGATGCCTACAAGACCCGCGAGCCGACCCAGACGCAGCAACGAGAATTTGCCAGGCGCATCAACCGCCTCTCTTCAAATGACATCCCCATCTTTCTCCTCGTGGGCAACCACGACCTGCCCAACGCCATCGGCCGGGCCACCAGCACCGAAATCTTTGACACCTTATCGGTGAAAAACGTCTATGTCTCCAACCGCCCCGAAATTTTCAAAATCCCCACCCGCAGTGGTACCGTCCAGGTGGCCTCGCTTCCGTGGCTGAGACGCAGTGTCCTGCTCAGTCGAGAGGAAACGAAGAACCTCGACTTCGAGCAGATGAGGGAAAGGCTGCAACAGGCGCTGACCGGCGCTATCGAGCTTCACGTCTCCAGGCTTGACCCCTCCCTGCCCGCCGTCCTCGCCGCCCATGTATGGGTCGCCGGCGCCCAGCCCGGCACGGAGAAGCAGATGACCATCGGGCAGGAGCACGTGTTGCTGCTGAGCAACGTGGCCAACCCGGCTTTTGACTACATTGCCCTGGGCCACATCCACAAGCACCAGGTCTTGTCCGAGAACCCGCCCGTCGCCTATGCCGGCAGCCTGTCGCGACTCGACTTCACCGACGAGGCAGATGAAAAAGGCTTCTATCTGGTGGAGATTGAGCCCGAAAAATCCGGCGGACAACGGCAGGCATCTTTTAATTTCCATCCGTTGGAAGGCCGCCGCTTCCTCACCATTGAGGTGGCGCTGGAGGAGCAGGACGTTGACCCCACCACCACCGTGCTCCAGGCTATCGCGAAACAGGGGAAAAAGATTAAAGAAGCCATTGTGCGACTCGACATCACCGTGCCGGCACAGCTCGAGGGGCAGCTCCGCGACGCTGACATCAGGGAGGCACTGGAGGAGGCCCATTTTTCCACCGTAGCGCGGGAGATACAGCGTGAGGCGAGACACCGGCTTGGTCAGTTCACCGCCGAGGAAATCACCCCTCTCGAAGCCCTGAAAAAATACCTGGAGACAAAAAAGACTCCCCCCGAGCGCGCGAAGGTCTTACTAGAGTACGGGGAGAGGTTGATAAGGGGAGAGTAA
- a CDS encoding DUF4870 domain-containing protein has protein sequence MEKSSTGLDENVAGLLCYVLGWISGLVFILIEQESKFVRYHAMQSIYIFGTITVVAIVIGWIPVIGNVIAGLLGLLGFILWIFLMIRAYQGAKPKVLWAGDLAEKWVQKKGD, from the coding sequence ATGGAGAAATCATCTACCGGTCTGGATGAAAACGTTGCCGGATTACTATGCTACGTACTGGGCTGGATAAGCGGGCTGGTCTTTATCCTCATCGAGCAGGAAAGCAAGTTCGTCCGCTACCATGCTATGCAGTCGATTTACATTTTTGGAACCATCACCGTAGTGGCAATTGTCATTGGCTGGATACCCGTTATTGGCAATGTGATTGCAGGCCTGCTCGGGCTGCTTGGATTTATCCTGTGGATATTCCTCATGATACGGGCCTACCAGGGAGCCAAGCCCAAGGTGCTCTGGGCGGGTGACCTGGCGGAGAAGTGGGTGCAGAAAAAGGGCGACTAA